Within the Nitrosococcus wardiae genome, the region AGCATGGGGAGGGTAACGTTCCAAGTCATGAGAAAACGCGAATAGGCTGCCATACTTATTGTTTTATGTTTTAGGTGGGCCAATTTTATTGGCCAAAACTGGATCAATTTCGCTGGCCATTGATAAAAATGGTGATAGCAACGCTGATAGCCCATGCATGGGGATCACCCTCCGCATGTTCCACTAGCAAGTTTAGGGCCGCGTCGGCTTCCACTAGGCTGGCATCTGCCAAAAGGCGTTGACCTCGTAGCTGCCCTTCCCCCTGCCAATACGGGATAAGCCGCTCAAAGATCTTAGCAAAAATCGACTCTCCAAAACGATCCCGAATGCGGCTCATCGAGGAATGACTTTTTCAACAGGCCGTCTAGAATTTTACACCCTCGGGAAGCTAGATTTTAATCAGCATAAAGTAAAAACAACGGCTTACGACTGGGTTGCCAAAAGCGTATTGCACTTTTAACATATATTAAAAATGTTTTTTATGCAATCATAAATAAGTCACGTTTTAAAAAGGTCAGATGAGGATGTTGTAGTGCTCACTTACCTTCTAAAAGCCAATCGTTGGTTATTCATCTTATATGGCACATTTTATATTGCGTTTACTGCCTTTGCGCAGGATAAGGGCCTCATCGATAGCTTAACCGGGATCAAAATTAATGAAACTGCGTTTATGAGAGCACTAGGCGCCAACTTTGGAGGTTGGGTAGAAATCGGTTTTACGGGCAATCCACAAAATCCGGCTAACGACTCGAATGCGCCCGTCGCTTTCAACGATGGCGCCAATCAATTTAAACTACACCAAGTATACGGATTTATCGAAAACAAAGCTGATACAGGCGGAAAGAATTGGGATATTGGATTTCGTGCTGATTTGCTTTACGGAAATGACGCCCACTTTACCTCCACAATTAATTTTGATACCAACGTTCTTGATGATCAGCTGGTATTTCCTCAAGGGTATGCGGATATTTACGCTCCCATAGGTAACGGCATTACGGTAAATATTGGGCATTTTTACACCATCATCGGTTATGAGTCCGTGCCATCAACAAACAATTTTTTTCTCTCGCACGCTTACACCATGCTCTATGGCGAACCCTTTACTCGAACAGGTATTCTCTTCTCTTACCCACTCAATGAAAATTTTACGGCTATAGGTAGCATTGCGACGGGCTGGGATACCTTTCTTAGACAGCCCATCAATTATTCAGGGAAGATTTTTTATGCAACAAATGATAAGAAAACATCTGCATCTGTTGCTTTTGTTACAGGAGATGTGAAAACAAACAATCTAGATAACGATCATAACCGGACGCTCTATAGCATAGTAATGGAGCATGATATCACCAGCAGGCTTCATTATGTGCTGCAACACGATTTAGGATTTGAAGAAAAGATAATAACAGGCCATTCAGCTCACTGGTATGGAGTTAATCAATATTTATTTTATCAATTCTCAAACCATCTCAGTGCAGGATTGCGCGCTGAGTGGTTTTCTGATCAAGACGGCGTCAGAGTTATTGGAAATAGAAAGAAAGAGAATTTTATTGATATAGCGCTTGGCTTAAACTATCAGCTCACCCCTGGCTTAACTATGCGTCCAGAAATAAGATATGATCATGCGACTGAAAATAAGGTATTCAACGATAATAAGAGCGATGATCAAATATTATTATCTTTAAGTGCAATTCTTAGTTTCTAGTATCGTTACCGTTTAAATAACCTGGCCTAATGTGAAACTAAGACGATAGAGCATCTGGGCTTGGTAGCCGGGATGTTTGATAAATTAGGGATTGGCGAGTTGCTCGATGAGGTGATGGTTTAAGATTTCGAACAACGCCAAGTCACGGTGGGGCAGGCGGTCAAGGCGATGGCGCTCAATGGTCTGGGGTTTGCTAATCGCCGGCTCTACCTGACGCCGCACTTTTTTCGGAATAAACCGACGGAGCAGCTGATGGGAGAGGGGGTGACCCCGGAGAAGCTCAATGACGACACCTTTTTTGATGCATCAAATTTGAGAGACTATAAGCTGAAATTCCCTCTCTTATCCCCATTTTCTGCTCCATTGCCCTTCAACTCCATTTTAGGCGGTTCCTTTCGGCACGCCTCTTCCTCCGCTGCACCCACGATCGTGGGCTGGCCGGGAGTTCGATTGTGCGAGCCCAAGAGGAGGGGAGTTGCCGTCGATGACTCCAGATCGAAAAAGCGCAAGAGTGTTGTGATGCAATCACGGTCATTGAGGTCTTGGGGAGAGTGCAACGTGAAACAGGAGCCTCACTTATCAACGATCGAGAAACGCTATGGCGCGATTCTCAATCTCAATCCACTGGATAAGGTACCGCTGAAAGGAGGTGATCTGTGCTAAGTCGAACAAACTAGCTCACCTTAAAAGGGCTGGCAAGATTTTCCCTAAGCGCAAATCATACTGGTTGAAACTTTCCACGCTCTCCCCTGTTGATCCTCTCCTAATTGACCCTCGTGCGTTAAAAATGGGGAGTTTAGTTTAATGACATTCCCTTTGAGTTTATTCGGAAACGTTAAACCTCGTTCACTTAGCGCGGCCCAGAGGTCTATATCAATTATACGCGCTGGCTCTTTGTCCCAGAGTAGAATGACATACGTGGAAGCTCCCTTGTAACGAGTACTCATCGTGGCATCATTCAGTTCTGCCCCTTCGGCAACGACGGCTTTAACTTTATGACCTAAAGACCACCCCTGGGGGGTTTTATAGTTAACGCAAACGACTTGCTTGTCGATGGCAGCAGTTGTATGAGCAATCAAGAGGAAGCACACTACACTCACTACCCTTCTCAACATGGCAAACTCTGATTAGTTTAAGGGAGACATCTCTTTATAACTTGCATTATAGAGTTTTTATCAGGATATTCTTTTTTTCTTGAGGGCTTTACCTCTAAACATTGAGTGGCATGGAAACTCTCTGAGCGCTGATTGATCTTTAGTAAACGCGGCTATTTCATAGGCATTCGGCTTCTATGGTTTTGTATATGCAGAGGTTTTCCGCTTTGCTTAAGCATTCAGCCGCTGTGTGGGCCGCACTCGTTACCGTGGTCATGTTTTTTCAAAGAAAATAGGCCGGCAGATCATTCATCTTTATGGGATTTATATTCCCTTCACACTGGGATATTTCTTTTTCGATTTACGCTGCCCAGCGTAGAATTTCCACCTCAGCGCCCCGGCTGACGGCAGTCTCCGCCAGCACCAGAACCCGCTCCGTCATCTCTTCCGATAAATAATATTCGCCGCGGTTATCGCAGACCTGGGCCGGCACTTCTTTGATCACCACTGTGGTCTCCCCCCGCTGAAGGGTGACCGTCGTTCTGCCAGTCCGGATCTGCCCAGTCTTGCAGATCACGCAATTCATGTTTGCCTCCGTATCTTGATTGTCATTACTGTGTGCCGGCGCATTCTTTTCTTGCTAGGCAGGTCCATATTGCACCTGAAGTAATAGCAGCGATCCGTGAGGACCAACCCATTCCGGAGGAGAGACTGGAGGCTTTGAGACGTTTTATCTATAATTTTGTTAGAGAAGCGTGGATGGACCGAGGAAGCCGATCTTCAGGCCTTTTATGACGCAGGCTTTACCCAGAGATTCGAACTGGCCGTGAACCTTTATATCCTTCCCAGTGGGGCAGTTCCTGCTCCTTGAGTTCCGCTTCACCCCGCAGGCCATAGAGCACCTGTAACTCAGAGTGAGAACCGCGGATAATTCTCTCCAGCCAGTGGAGGTATTCTTCCAGCTCCGTCAGATGGCCCATATTAAATAGCGCATCGAGGGTGAGGGCGCGCATCGAGGGTGAGGGCGGAGTCTCGAATCCAGGTATAACGATAGTCCCAGTTACGGATGCCGCCCACTTCTTTAGGCAACGAAGTTGTCGCCGCAGCCACTATGGCGCCTGTGGGTTGGAATTCGAGAAGTTTAAGCACGAGTGCAGAACGCCCAATAATCGCTGATCTTTTTATAGTGGTGCATTGCGACCGCTTTGTGGTGGATACGGTTGTTCTTATCCTCCCTCGGTAAATCCGGGATAGAGCATCATGCCCCCATCGACGAACAAGGTTGCCCCGTGGACATAGTCCGAATCGTCAGAGGCCAGCCAGACGGCAGCTTTGGCGATGTCCTCCGGAATGCCCACCCGGCCGTAGGGGATTTTTTCCAGAAGTTGCGCTTCCGCTTCGGGGGTTTCCCAAGCCTTGCGATTAATCGGTGTCTTGATGGCACCGGGCGCGATGCTGTTAACCCGAATCTTATGTGACGCCAGCTCTTGGGCCATGCTTTTCATCAATTGCATGAGGCCACCTTTGGAGGCGGCATAATTGACGTGCCCCGACCAGGGGATGACCTCGTGTACCGAGCTAATGCAGAGGATCTTGCCGGCGGCGCACGAGACCTCGGAGCGAATGCCGCGGCGGATGAATTCACGAGCTGCCTCACGGGCACAGAGGAACTGCCCTGTCAGGTTAACGGCAAGGACTTTGTTCCACTGCTCGAAGGTCATTTCGACAAAAGGCGCATCCTGCTGAATGCCCGCATTGTTCACCAGGATATCGACTGTACCGAAAGCCTCAATCGTCTTCCGGAACATCGACTGGACCGGCTCTTCCTGGCTGACATCCGCCTCGATAGCGATTGCCCCACGGCCAGCGGCCTGAATGTCGTTGACCACTTTCCGAGCCGCTTCCCAGTCGCTGAGATGGTTAACCACGACGCTGGCTCCTGCACCCGCCAGCGCCTTGGCCACTGCCCTGCCAATGCCCGAACTGGCCCCGGTTACGATGGCCACCTGACCCTGTAAAAGCGGCTGCCCTTCATTCATAATTTTCCTGCCTCTGGGGATAACTGACGACGTCGCCTATTGTGAATGACACCCTGCTCGGCTAATGCGTGTGCGGCGAGCTGGCAGCCTTCATGGAGACTGCTTTGGTGCGACTTGTTCTCGTCGCTAGGATAGTCACTCTTCGAACGCCGCGAACAGGGAGTTGAATGCTTCAGCCCAAAGGGGATGGGCGAACATGCCATCGCGCAGTGCGGTGTAGGGCACCTGGCCCCTCATGGCAATCTGGATCATGGACATAATTTCGCCTCCTTCCGGGCTGAAAATCGCACACCCCAGGATCTGTTCAGATTCTGCATCCACAATGGCCTTCATCAGGCCCCGGGTCTGGTCGGTTTCCAAGGCGCGTGCTACCTGGTTCAAGGGCAGCTTGGCCACGCGAATCTTCCGGCCTTGCTGACGGGCTTGCTGTTCCGTCAGTCCCATCCGGCCGAGCTGGGGGTCAATGAATACGGTATATAGCACCGGCCGTCCAGCGATGGAAGCCTCTCCGCCCTCGAGCAGGTTCGTTTGGAGAATCCGATAATCGTGGTAGGAGACGTGGGTAAACGCGGGACCGCCTTTGACATCGCCGAGGGCATAGATGCCGGGCACATTGGTCTCCAGGCGCTCATTAACTTTGATGAATCCCCTGTCATCCGTGCCAATGCCCGCCGCTTGGAGGTTGAGAGCCTGGGTGTTAGGTACCCGGCCGACTGCCACCAGCAGATGACTGCCGTCCAGTGTCCGTTCGCCGTCCGGCGTCTCGACCGTCATTCGAATGATTCCATCCCCGTTTTGTTGGACCTTCTGGGCAGTGCTCTGAAGCAGTATCTCAATGCCCTCGTCACGCAAGATATTGGCAACTTCTTCAGCGATATCGGGATCCTCCTGGCTGAGCAGTTGCTCACCCCGATCCATCAGGGTCACAGCGCTGCCAAAACGCCGGAACATTTGGGCAAATTCCAAGCCCACGTATCCGCCACCCAAGACCAGCAAGTGTTCGGGGACCTCGTCCAGTTCCATGATCGAGGCATTGTCGAGCGTCGGCACTTCTTTCAACCCCTCGATAGGGGGCAGGGCAGGCTGAAGTCCCGTGTTGATGACTATCAGCTCAGCGCTCAGCTGCTCTATTTCCCCCTTTGGCTTTTGAACGCGGACAGTGTTGGAATCAACGAACGCGGCTTCCCCGCGAATCAGGTCCAGGTGGTTTGTCGATTCGAGCCCTTTCTCGCTCCCGCTGCGGAACCTCTCTACAAGGGCGCGTTTCCGCTCACGGACTTTTGTCATGTCCATACTCACCGAGCCAGTTCGCACGCCGTAGTCCCCAGCCCGGCCAACCAGATGAGCCACGCGGGCGCTGGCCACCATCGTTTTGGTCGGGGTACAACCATCATTGATGCAGGAGCCACCGACCTCGGCTCGCTCAATGATAGCCGTCCTGCGGCCTGCCTTGGCCAAAGCGCCGGCGAGCGGATTCCCGCCTTGACCGGTACCGATAATGAGCGCGTCGTATTTCATGGAGGGTCCTCTTTAACTTCTCAATAAGAACCAATCGGTTTTTATTGGATAATCACTTCACCGACCATACCGGCTGCTTCATGGGGAATACAGAAGTACCGATAGGTGCCCTTCACCGTGAAAGTATGCTGGAACGTCTCTCCAGGGCCGAGAAGCCCCGAATTAAAAGGCTCGGCCCCCCTAGGCAAAGCGACATCTTCTGCCCTAGCGGCTTTGGCTGGAACTGCGGTTACGGTATGCACCAGTACCGACTGGCTTTCCCATGGGACGGTCTCACCCATCATCCCCTGGGCTTCGTGGGGAATACAGAAGTAACGGTAAGTGCCAGGCACCGTGAAGGTATGCCGGTAAGTGCCGCCAGGAGGAATGTTACAGCATTTCCCGTTTAGGTCGACACTTTAGTCTGGAGAATAAAGAAGCCCATCGCGCCTTTGCGTATGAGGTTAGTCCCGGATGCCCACATGCCCCAAATAGGCTTTGGCCTGCTCTGGCGTAAGGGTGTGGAGGGCCTGAGCGAGGGCCTCATATAAGGCTTTTTTGGTTCGCGCTTGGGCTTTTCGGAGCCGGTGTTTCACCTGGGACCAGGCCATTTCAATGGGGTTAAGATCAGGGGAGTAGGGAGGTAAATAAAGGAGTTCAGCACCGGTTTGCTCAATGAGTTCAGCGACCCCCTCGACGTGATGGGCGGCGGCATTATCCAAAATCACACACTGGCCTGGTTTGAGTTGGGGGCACAAGAAATGCTCTAAGAAATAGAGAAAGACGGCCCCGTTTAAAGTGCCCTCAAAGCACATGGCCGTGACCAGCCCCGGGGAGGAAAGCGCCCCGAGGGTGCTAATGCGTTGCCCCCGAGAAGTGGGTTTTTCCCCATAGGCCCGCTGACCTTTGGGAGCCCAACCGTATTCTAAAGTCAGGTTTAACACCGCCCCCATTTCATCGAGAAAAATCAGCTCTTCGGGGGCATACGCGCAGAGGCGTTCTTGATGGGCGGCCCGCTGTCGTTGGACCGGCTCGCTCTCGCGCGTGGGCTCATAGAACGTCTTTTTTTTCGCGTGAGGTTCAGCCGCTTCAACGCGCGGTCCATAGCACTTCGGCTCATCGATACCCCAAAGTGGCGCTCATAGCGTTCACACAGCTGCACCAGCGTTAACTCCGG harbors:
- a CDS encoding porin, whose protein sequence is MLTYLLKANRWLFILYGTFYIAFTAFAQDKGLIDSLTGIKINETAFMRALGANFGGWVEIGFTGNPQNPANDSNAPVAFNDGANQFKLHQVYGFIENKADTGGKNWDIGFRADLLYGNDAHFTSTINFDTNVLDDQLVFPQGYADIYAPIGNGITVNIGHFYTIIGYESVPSTNNFFLSHAYTMLYGEPFTRTGILFSYPLNENFTAIGSIATGWDTFLRQPINYSGKIFYATNDKKTSASVAFVTGDVKTNNLDNDHNRTLYSIVMEHDITSRLHYVLQHDLGFEEKIITGHSAHWYGVNQYLFYQFSNHLSAGLRAEWFSDQDGVRVIGNRKKENFIDIALGLNYQLTPGLTMRPEIRYDHATENKVFNDNKSDDQILLSLSAILSF
- a CDS encoding type II toxin-antitoxin system MqsA family antitoxin — protein: MNCVICKTGQIRTGRTTVTLQRGETTVVIKEVPAQVCDNRGEYYLSEEMTERVLVLAETAVSRGAEVEILRWAA
- a CDS encoding glycoside hydrolase family 15 protein; the encoded protein is MLKLLEFQPTGAIVAAATTSLPKEVGGIRNWDYRYTWIRDSALTLDARPHPRCAI
- a CDS encoding SDR family oxidoreductase, whose translation is MNEGQPLLQGQVAIVTGASSGIGRAVAKALAGAGASVVVNHLSDWEAARKVVNDIQAAGRGAIAIEADVSQEEPVQSMFRKTIEAFGTVDILVNNAGIQQDAPFVEMTFEQWNKVLAVNLTGQFLCAREAAREFIRRGIRSEVSCAAGKILCISSVHEVIPWSGHVNYAASKGGLMQLMKSMAQELASHKIRVNSIAPGAIKTPINRKAWETPEAEAQLLEKIPYGRVGIPEDIAKAAVWLASDDSDYVHGATLFVDGGMMLYPGFTEGG
- a CDS encoding mercuric reductase translates to MKYDALIIGTGQGGNPLAGALAKAGRRTAIIERAEVGGSCINDGCTPTKTMVASARVAHLVGRAGDYGVRTGSVSMDMTKVRERKRALVERFRSGSEKGLESTNHLDLIRGEAAFVDSNTVRVQKPKGEIEQLSAELIVINTGLQPALPPIEGLKEVPTLDNASIMELDEVPEHLLVLGGGYVGLEFAQMFRRFGSAVTLMDRGEQLLSQEDPDIAEEVANILRDEGIEILLQSTAQKVQQNGDGIIRMTVETPDGERTLDGSHLLVAVGRVPNTQALNLQAAGIGTDDRGFIKVNERLETNVPGIYALGDVKGGPAFTHVSYHDYRILQTNLLEGGEASIAGRPVLYTVFIDPQLGRMGLTEQQARQQGRKIRVAKLPLNQVARALETDQTRGLMKAIVDAESEQILGCAIFSPEGGEIMSMIQIAMRGQVPYTALRDGMFAHPLWAEAFNSLFAAFEE
- a CDS encoding plastocyanin/azurin family copper-binding protein; this translates as MPPGGTYRHTFTVPGTYRYFCIPHEAQGMMGETVPWESQSVLVHTVTAVPAKAARAEDVALPRGAEPFNSGLLGPGETFQHTFTVKGTYRYFCIPHEAAGMVGEVIIQ
- a CDS encoding IS630 family transposase codes for the protein MDEPKCYGPRVEAAEPHAKKKTFYEPTRESEPVQRQRAAHQERLCAYAPEELIFLDEMGAVLNLTLEYGWAPKGQRAYGEKPTSRGQRISTLGALSSPGLVTAMCFEGTLNGAVFLYFLEHFLCPQLKPGQCVILDNAAAHHVEGVAELIEQTGAELLYLPPYSPDLNPIEMAWSQVKHRLRKAQARTKKALYEALAQALHTLTPEQAKAYLGHVGIRD